TACACATGACCAATTGATAGCTAAAGAAGGCAGATATTATGAATTATACACGTATCAGGCTAAAATTTAACAGGTTGAAAAGAATAGAAACCGAAATATATTCTGAATTTAGAAAACAATTCCATTTCACACAATCTATGTATAGAACGCTATCTTTGCATCATGCCATCTAAAATCCTATTTATTACGCCACCCTTTACGCAGTTAAATACAGCCTATCCTGCAACGGCTTATTTAAAAGGGTTTTTAGAAGAACAACAAATATCTGTTGCACATTGCGATTTGAGTATCGAGCTGTTTACCGCCATTTTTACGAGCGAATTCCTACAGCTTATGTTTCAGGAAGCAGCAGACATGGAAAACGATCAATATCCGGAAATGAACAGGATGAAACACCGCTACATTTCAAGAGTTGATGCTGTTCTCGCATTTCTTCAGAAACAAGATATTAAAACGGCCCATAAAATTTTAGAACCACATTTTTTACCTTTGGGACATAGGCTTTCCAAAGCGAATACAGAAATTATATGGGAAGTTGGAGACGTAGGTATTATAGACAAAGCCAAGCATTTTGGAACCCTTTTTATTGAAGAAATAGGCGATTTTATACAAGCCAACGTGGACGAGTTTTTCGCGTTTACTAAATATGCGGAACAAATTGGAACATCTGCGAGTAGTTTTGATCAATTGGATGAGTTTTTAAGTTACCAACCAACAATTATTGAAGAGAAAATGTTGGATATTTTAGTAGAACAAATTGAAACCGAAACACCCAATTTAGTTTGTTTTACCATTCCATTTCCAGGGAATTTATTTGCTGCTTTGCGTTGTGCACAATTTATAAAACAGCTTTTTCCAGATATTCATGTGGCTTTTGGTGGTGGCTATTGCAATACCGAATTACGATCGCTTACAGATCCACGGATTTTTGAATTTGTGGACTTTATATCATTGGATGATGGCGAAGGTCCTTTACTTAAAATGGTTAATTATCTGGAAGGTCATATTTCTATAGATGATTTAGAACGCACATTTGTTTTAGAACAGGAGGCCGTTAGCTATAAAAATAAAGTTCCAAACACTATTTATCATCATAGAAATCTACCGGCACCAGATTATTCCGGATTACCTTTTGATAAGTATGTGTCTTTTTTAGATGTTGTAAATCCTATGCATAGAATGTGGACGGATGCAAGATGGAATAAATTAACCATTTCTCATGGTTGTTACTGGAAGCAATGCACGTTTTGCGATGTGAGCTTGGATTATATTGGAAACTATCAAAACACAACAGCTGAAGATTTAGTTGATAAAATTGAAAAAATAATAAAAGACACCGGTATAACCAGTTTCCATTTTGTTGATGAAGCGGCTCCGCCTAAAATGCTCCGTGCGTTATCTAATACCTTACTAGAAAGAGGTGTAAATATTACGTGGTGGACAAATATTAGGTTCGAAAAAACCTTCAATTTTGAATTGTGTCAGCTCATGGCAAAATCGGGTTGTATTGCGGTAACTGGCGGACTGGAAGTGGCTTCAGATAGATTATTGTCCAAAATGAAAAAAGGTGTGGATATTGCCCAAGTTACACGCGTAACTCATAATTTTTCTCAAAACAATATCATGGTCCATGCCTATTTAATGTATGGAT
Above is a window of Bizionia sp. M204 DNA encoding:
- a CDS encoding radical SAM protein; the protein is MPSKILFITPPFTQLNTAYPATAYLKGFLEEQQISVAHCDLSIELFTAIFTSEFLQLMFQEAADMENDQYPEMNRMKHRYISRVDAVLAFLQKQDIKTAHKILEPHFLPLGHRLSKANTEIIWEVGDVGIIDKAKHFGTLFIEEIGDFIQANVDEFFAFTKYAEQIGTSASSFDQLDEFLSYQPTIIEEKMLDILVEQIETETPNLVCFTIPFPGNLFAALRCAQFIKQLFPDIHVAFGGGYCNTELRSLTDPRIFEFVDFISLDDGEGPLLKMVNYLEGHISIDDLERTFVLEQEAVSYKNKVPNTIYHHRNLPAPDYSGLPFDKYVSFLDVVNPMHRMWTDARWNKLTISHGCYWKQCTFCDVSLDYIGNYQNTTAEDLVDKIEKIIKDTGITSFHFVDEAAPPKMLRALSNTLLERGVNITWWTNIRFEKTFNFELCQLMAKSGCIAVTGGLEVASDRLLSKMKKGVDIAQVTRVTHNFSQNNIMVHAYLMYGFPTQTEQETIDSLEVVKQLFERNCIQSAYWHQFTTTIHSPIGQNPEAFGIEITGPVFEGFAKNDLYHQDPKGANHPIYTKGLNLALHNYLNKAGFEKSMSSWFDFPVPNTTHPKDLIASFLD